One Nicotiana tomentosiformis chromosome 1, ASM39032v3, whole genome shotgun sequence genomic window, GGATCGAAGCTCTTTAATCTTTTCTAGGTACTTAGCTGGATTTGAAGTTCCATCAAATCCATGTTCAAGCGTATTGAATTCATTCAAGAACGGAATTGCCTTGCTATCAATTTCATTAGCCTTTTTGTAGTAAACAGCAGACGCATTCTTCCCTAGCATCTGCTCTAAGAACGAGAAATGGACATTTTCATTCACAACATCCCAATGAATAAGTTGGCCTAAATATCTATTCATCACTGAATTTATCCTTCTTGATGCAGCTGCGGATAACTGTGCTGGTGAAAGATAGCGCGTCCACGTGGGCATATTCTGAGGATTATCCCAAAAGACATTGTGGCCGCGGACTTTAATGTTATATTTTTGGACAAGACTAAGCATAGCATCAGCTACGTTGTAGTCTAGTTGGCCGGGGATTTTCTCGTTGGCGTACCATTTCATTTCGTTTTCGAAAACTGTGTATTTAAATCTTGAAGTAAACCATTCTTGGTAGGCTTTGTTGTTTAGGATGTGTTGGCTTATTGCATTGCCAAACGGGAAATTGTTCTTTTGTTGTGCCAGGGAGACAGTTGCGTTTGGTAATGGTTGGCCTTGAGAATCCACTGCTTGGATTTTCACTCTAGCTTTGCGTACCTGCGGCATTTTCTAGTGATTTTTTAGAATTTAGCTTACATAAACTAATTGGTTTTAATACTATCAGAAAAGTTACAAGATAATACATGCAACCTATAATAAGATTGTAACATGCTATAATATGTTAAAATCATTGACagcataaaaaaaattatattattgtcaatatatataaattaaattcatTTTAAATGAGAAATCTCGTGAAATAAAATTAAACATATCGTAAGAACTAGTTAAGTTATTCTCCttcatatttatatatataggaTTAAAGCAGTCACAAGTTTGCTacgtaatattttttttatatatagagagagagagtgtttTCAATTAATTAACGGTTCAGTGAGATGTATAATATTTAATTTCATTCACCTTCTCAGTGCTTTGATCTTGATGAAATTTCCACTCATCTAGAGAAAATGGCTTTACTGATATGCTATCTGCCCATAGCTCAACGACTGTGTTGTTTGCCTAGGAACAGACAAGGGAATTAAGTGAAAATAAACAAATTAGGTCCAACAATCAGAATTTtgtgtttgaaaacataatagtACTAGCTAGTACATTTTATTCTGTTTAAGTATGGTTATAGAATATGAACAATGACTAATAATTATGAAAAAGTGAAAACTCACTTCAAGATATAGCTCGACAGGACCAGAAATATTGAGCACAAAACCACCTTTTAGCATAGACCAGCAACCAGAACGAGCAATAGCCCATCCACTACGTTGGATGCCAAATGCTGTTCCGAATGCAAGAGCTACGTGAATCATGTCTCCTTGGCTCACTTGTACCCAAGCTGCAATTGAATTTCAATACATATACATTTTGACCGATCAGTAACAACCATCTCCTATAATATATATGCTACATCGACGACACGGCTTGAAAATAATGGTCAAAATTAAAACAAACAGTTGGGCAAAATCCTTGTGTACGCCGTATGCGAAAATACCTGAAGTTACGTAGTGAGTATCCTTTTGCAAGAAATATTTTTGGGTAAAACCATGAACGGCTCCTTTCCTGTTGGTAGCCACAATGAAAGTGTTATTAGTACTGCTGGACATCCTAGTGGCCATATTTGCAAATCCAGATTTACTCCAGCCCTTTAGTCCCTCATTCATGTCTGGATTCACGACTATTCCTCCATTGTATTGAGCTCTGAGAGGATCTGCCAAACACTGGAAGCATATATATATGTTAAACATAGCTGAGCAAGTTATCTGTTAAATATGTTAAAATATAGTAGGGGTGTACATCACTACATGGATCGGACcggattggttcgatttttatcaaaaccaaaccaaaccaaaccaactatatcggttcggattggttcggttttgtcgtgtttttcgggtttttcgtttattaaatattattttaatcttactttgttaaattttttataagtaaatatatgtttagtaaaaatttaaaaaattacaaatatattatctattaaaatatttttatgggagaatttttttagtaagacatgataattatttttttagtcgtTTCACAATAACTTTTCGTTGATGTGCACTTTCAAGGTTAAttgaatttagtaattaaacatagaaatcaatatgatacctaaataataataaccacttcaaattcaaaaaatatataaaaatttaatatatcttgacatatgaataaggaagaacaaaaagagattgacgcatttcagtaacacttgataagaaagtgatcatacaatccattatttagggttaataaatatggagcacttcatattctattaaatatttTATCGCATAATAGaatctcaaatatttctaaacattttttaaagaaaattatatataaaatcttaaacgtatatatataaaacttatacatttatatgtcggtttggttcgggttttttactcaataccaaaccaaatcaaactaaaCTTAGTCGGATTTTTTTAATCAGTTCGGTTTGACTTTTCAGTTTGGTGTGGTTTTTtggttcggtttgtacacccctaaaatatagtatataaattATTTGCATTGTCGGTGAATATACTAAATCCTCTTCAGAAAATCTGGAGTTCAAATCCTCCAGGTTgtaaaatattataaagataGCAGTAGTGGAAGCTTGCCTCAGCTGTGAAGCTATAATCGTAATCTTCAGCATAAACTTCAACCCCTACAAAAGCAAAGGCACAAAAAGTAAAAATAGAGGATATATAAATCTATACGACCCGTCACAGAAAAGGCATGCGtatatcaaaatttaaaatttgtgcTTGATTTTGCTTCACCAAAATGTCAAATATTCTTTGAAGGAATATTATTCCTTTGCATTATTATTTTTGACTTAATCAGTGCATTTTTCGTTATATTGCAAGTAATTTCTTCTTTTACTCGTCTTGGAAAATGGAAagagaaatatatatatttgtttgcAATTTAATTAGTATGTTTCAACAGTGTATCAAATCAATTGGCTAGTAGTAACGAAAAACCAAAGGTCTTAACTAATGATTTATCAAATAGGCTAGGCTTAATTGCAAACCTGGATAATAAACAAGGAAATAAATCACAAGCCAAGGTAGAAAATTCTCCATCTTCACGGTTTCCATGGCCACGAGTTCGCTGTTTCAATCACAATAACACTAAAAATTAGAgtatatacaaaaataaaaataaaaaataacttaaGACAAAAATTAAAGAAGATATGCATCTCCCAGAAAAGTATTGGCTGCAAAACCGCATTTTTCCAAAAAAATTCCTGATGACAAATACTTTACTTCCGTTTATTACATGCACGTGCCCTTcaatataaaagaaataaaatgaaaaatgtGTGCTATCCTTCCATGTTTGATTACCTCTAGACTTTAACTCTGGGATGGTGGAATGGagataaataatatactactttAAAACACTTGATATTGTGTTTACTCGAGGTGTCGGATTAAgctatgaatgcatgaatatataTAGTTGAAGCCTGTACATTTTAGTATgtgttaattaattaattaatatggAAATTATCTTGTAAttgtagttttttttttattaacaTGACTTGAGCTAGTACTAGTACTAAGAGATTCAAGTCAATGCTCTAAGCTACATTTGACACGAATTAATGAATTTTCCGACGACGTTCAGTTGTCCTGCCAAACCCAatataaatgatcatgttatGAATATAATAATTTGCTTGTGGAAACTAAGGAAATACACGAAATAAACAAAACTTTTTCAACGTTTTGGTCATGCGGTCCATCTCGGacatataataaaatttaattatatttATACATGGAAACACGGTTAACCTTCAACCTGAGTTTGGTACATGGTAGTGAATGTCATTGTCAAGGTTTACTATTGTAAGGCCTTAAACCCTCGTATTAAAAAGTAATTTGGAATAATAGGTTTTAAAGCATCGTTTAGGTGTTACTTTTCGTCAAAATTATTTAATACGATTTTCCTCATCACGATTATTTATGAATCTTAAAAAATGTTTCCGAACCATTTCTAATGGGAGCttttgatacttgatggtgacaATGGCGGTTCCACATTGAACCAAGATGTGTCAAGCGATATTCATTCGCCGATAAATTACactactttgttaaatattttattttattttatatatatttactatacgttgacttTCCTTGACTTTTCGatatatctaattatttatattttgacatcCTTTGATGAAAATTCTGGATCCGCGTGACAATTTGGAAGTTCCTGTTGATTGTATCCGCTCTTTGTAAGCTACCGGGAAATTTTGCCTTTAATTAACTTGCATTGCATGCATATGGAGATTTTGAAAAATGAACATGGAAAATAGTACTTTATGACTTTTGGTTTTGCCCCCCTCTTTTCTCTTTTGAATGATTCTTTTCCCCTACTAGAAGCATGCATACACCTTTTTCATTTGACTGACCATAACCCCGACTAGTACTGGTGTTACTTTTGGCATAAAAAAGGAGTAATTTTTCATCTCAATCAATATTAAATAATCCAATGATTACTGATTCACGTATTATAGTTTTTTATTTCAATTTCTGTATAACTTTGTTCGTGAACTAAATGATCTCTTTTATGTATTTTGTCCAAATAAAAGGCTAGAATTACGCGTGGCCATGTAAAAATTGGATGAGTTAATTAACAGGTCACCCCACAGTTCCTCAACGTTTGATTATATAAAGAAAAATGTTGGGCAAAGATTGAGAAATGAGAAGCAAGCCATAATCCAATCCATCCAACATGTATTTTTGGTGAATTTATGATtcattatattaaaaatataatatataatatataatatgaatATTTACAATCTTATCGTTATTCAGTAAATGAGGAAATAGATAGATAAAACTAAAGCTGTTATGATATTTTAGGTGTTTTATCCCCCATAAAGCTTATTATGGATAATTATCTCATGTTGAATCCGGTGTAAAATAACACTAGAAATACCATATAACATTGGTCTTGCTTATACCGGAAACGAAATGCAAACCTAACATAATATAAAATAATACCAAACTTTATACCAAAAAATTTTCCTAATCCAAGTAAGCAAATGAATGTTTAAGGAGTTGATTTCTCCGTATAATAGCATGTTTGCACAAGCTTCTTCAAGCTGAAAAGTAAtatttttcaaagttgaagtgtttggccaagcttttggaaaaaaaaaattacttttgagtagaagcagaaacagttttggagaagcagaaaaaaatagttttttcctATAAGCACTTttttgagaagcacttttgagaaaaaatacacttagaaatactttttaaaagcttggtcaaacactaattgttgcttagaagtgctttttaaattaattagccaaacacaaactgttttttttcaaaaatacaaaGCGCttatcaaaataagctgatttttctaGCTTGACCAAACGGAATATAAGTGTAATATATCATAGCTCAACTTAAATATGTTAAGTTATTAAGTTATGACGTGTCACTCAACCTATCTCTAATCTAAGTAAGTTTTGAATTAGTTGAATTATAACTCGTTTATTAATTCAGCGGGCTTTAACTTCCAAACTGAGAGATCCCCGCACCATTGACACACTACCATGTGTGGTTGTGTAATTGAGGGACAACTTTTTTGTTTACTGAATCATTAAGCGTGGTTTTGTGACCGGGAGATAAGTACGGGGGATATTTCCGTGAACGCAAGAACTTAAGTGTGCAAAGTATAATTTCAAAAACTGAAGAGGTGGCGGGTAAAATTTCATCAAATTGGGGCAAAATCAAAAGGAGCGGTCTTTGccgttttatgtgaaaattttagCCTTCTCGTGGAAGCAACCAATCAATGGCGAAGAAGCAAACCTCAGTAGGAAGCGAAGAGCCTTCTTCCTCTCGCCCATGGGAATCTTATCACACAGTCTACACCAATGCCAAAgctggtaattttaatttttctttttttgaaaatttaggtaTTTCCAATCATTTTAATGTAATTAATTGCTAAATTCATCTGTATAAAGtgtaattccacaaattaaatgTCCCTGAATAGAGCGGATTGTATAGCGAATTGATTGATTTGACTTTACTTGTTCAAACCACTGTAAAAATTGTGCTGGATGATTGAAATTGTAGGAATGGAAGGAGTGGACAAGGAAAAAGTGCAGAGAATAGTGTATGAAATGAGTAAAGGGTCAAAGTATTTTGAGAATGAGGAAAAGAAGGACGCTTATATGAAGCAGAAAATTGAGAACATGCGTGCTCAGTACACTAAACTTACTCCACAAGATATATCTCATCATCAGAAGGTAATTTTTAATGTCAATTAGGAAAATGGTTATGTTTCAAATGTGTCATCTGTGTTCTCTGCACACACGATTTGATGTGTATCGGTTGCATTGAGTGTCTTTGACTGAGTATCTATGCTAAAAAATGTTGTGCCGGTGCAGCTAGAGAAAAGATTTTTAAAGTCTAGGATCAGTTGACTGCTGCCATATAAAGATACACGGAGTTTATAATTATGAGATTCCAAATGTGAGTTGAATGAAATTCAATTAGTTTTGCGCTCAGTGGGGATATGAGAAGGGCTGGGGgtggaaaagaaaagaacaaagatGTGCGTGGACGTGTTTTATCTAAGGATTATTTTGAGCATCATCTGATATTGAAAACTGCGTGGTACTTTTCACTATGGGCATGGCCTCATATGATACTATTGAAGCTTCATCCAAACTTTAATAGACGTGCTGTTTTACAGTTAGCTTTTCTTGAGCTGGCATTGCCCCGTCCCTAGTGAGAAAACTGTTGTTACTTCTAAGTCTTAAATCTAGCATCTCTTTATTATTAAATGTCACGTCAAGGGCTCAAAGTTGGTTCGCTAGAAAATTAATAGTTGGAAGTAGTTGTTAGTTGACAGTAATCCCATCCTTTCATTTAGGTCATGAGATCATCTACTTCTCTTGCATTGTAGCTTTGGCTTTTCCTTTTCCCCCTTATCTCTGTTAGGGCGCTGGGTGGCTTTAACTGAATAGCCAACTTTTCACTATTTTCTTTTGATAtgagattcttttttttttttttttaaataacttTTGCCTAAGAATATTACTTCTTCTTTTTTGCCAGATGGCTGACAAAAGGATTTTAGAGCTAGAAGTCACACGTGATTTGTCAAGGATTTGGCTGCACGTGGATATGGATGCTTTTTATGCGGCTGTTGAAACTTTGTGTAATCCTTCATTAAAAGGCAAGCCAGTGGCTGTTGGCAGCATGTCCATGATTTCCACGGCTAGTTATGAGGTTCGAATTTCAGATGAAGAGCTTTTAGGTTAATTGAAGATGCTTGCTGCACGAATGTGGCTGGTGGATGTTCATGTTTAACTCATTTACAGTTTATCTTTCAGATTCCTATTCAGTGAAGTTTGTTGttgctttttcttttctttttctttttttgaaacaTCATGAACTCATGCTTTATAGGCCCGTAAATTTGGTGTTCGTGCTGCGATGCCTGGATTCATTGCACGCAAACTATGTCCAGAATTATTATTTGTCCCTGTAGACTTTCAGAAGTATACTTATTACAGCAACTTAACAAGGAAAGGTTGCATACTGTACTTCTAAGGACTTTGCAATTTTTGATTGGTATGTGCCTAATTATTTGGATTATTAATCCATCTCTTCTATAGTTTTTCAGAATTATGATCCAAACTTTCTGGCTGCTAGCTTGGATGAGGCATATCTAGATATTACTACTGTTTGCAAAGAGAGAGGCATTACGAGTGAAGAAGTTAGTCTACAGTAGATCTGTTCCATCTTTATCTATTTCCATTAGAATTTCCTCCCAATCTTATGTATCCTGCTTTACCTTACCCTTGACTTTGTTTGTCGGTATCTTGCTGATCCTCCCTTTTTTGGTTGTTCCACTCCTTTAAGGTGGCTGATGAGCTCAGACAAAGTGTACACCTTGAGTCAGGTCTCACGTGTAGCGCTGGAGTGGCACCAAACCGCCTACTTGCTAAGGTATTGGAAATGAATTATTTTATGTTAGTTTCCTGTCCTCTTATGAAATGAATATTGCGTTTTCTACATAGACCATTCTTGAGGCATCTACAGGAGGCATTAGTTTTTGCATTCAGGCTATGAGCATCATCCAAAGTAGTATATCTGGGTATGCCTCACCCAATCTAGGAAATAATTGCATCATAATTTTCGAAAACTATGAGCAACGATGCTTCACAGCCAAGGCACCCACGGTCCAGCTATTCGTACTTTTTGTATCAAAATGAAGATGCGGATTTCTGAATCATAACTTCTCTGTTCCTTCTCACAGGTTTGTTCAGATATCAACAAACCCAATGGCCAGTTTGTTTTGCCAAATGATCGAAGTGCTGTCATGACGTTTATTTCTTCACTTCCAATAAGGAAGGTATTGAGAGTAGCTGTTTTTAGGCTCTTTGGTTTGTGAAGCATCTCCGTTCCAATTAGGCAGTTCAGTTCTGCTTTTACATTTTCAGATGTAGGTTTATAATCTGACATTCAGGAAACTATGTACAGATTGGGGGCATAGGTAAGGTCACCGAATGCATCTTAAAGGATGTCTTTGAAATAACAACCTGTGCGGATATGCTGCAAAAGAGTAGTTTCATTTGTGCCCTGTTTTCTCGTTCTTCAGCAGGTTTGTTAATGATATAATCCATCTCTTCTGTTTCCCCTTAATCTGACAAAAACACAACCTAGAACTATTTTCGTAGAAatttccagctcatttgagctgTATACTGTGATGTTCTGTTGTGTTTGAGAGGTCTTCTTCAAATTTGATTAACTGGTGTGGTCACTGCTTGTTTCCTAATTTTGCCGTTCTTACTGTTTATGATGGATTCTTCTGTATATTGACAACATATCAGTTGCCTCTTTTTTGCAGACTTTTTCCTTTCTGTCGGTCTAGGGCTTGGCGGAACCGATACTCCTCAATATAAGATGCGAAAGAGTATAAGTAATGAAAGAACCTTTTCGGCCACTAAGGATGAAGCTTTGCTTTTTCAAAAATTAGGTATGGTTTTAGGCTTTCTATCGGGTTTGTGCTTGCCCGACCTATACATATGTTTTCCCCCCCTCAGATTTTAGCATGGAGAAATCTTCCTTCAGCCGGAACTTTTGCATGTGTTTTATAATCATTTGGTATGATCTCAATGTTAATTTCATCAACTTTGGCTTGCAGTTGATCTATCAGAGATGCTTTCTGCTGATATGATAAAGGAAGGTCTTTTTGGGCGAACATTGACACTAAAACTGAAAACCGCATCCTTTGAGGTACTTCCAACATTTTGGTTTAATGACTTCTATTACATAAATTTAAGTAATTTCTATTTAAAATTAGCTTATATATTCAAAATCTCCAGGTTCGAACTCGAGCGGTGACTTTGCCTAGTTACATTTGTTCAAGTGAGGAAATCTTGAACCATGCTTCAAAGCTGCTGAAGGCCGAATTTCCCGTTTCTTTGAGACTCATGGGTGAGCGGTTTAACATTGTTCAGTGCTCTTAATAAATATGCTGTCTTGTGTGGTTTCCCTTCTGTTAATTGCTCAGTGCTACAAAAAAGCTGTgattgtttcttttttctttttaatttttttgtgtgGGATTATATGGTTATTCTGTTCTTTGGAAAGGAATCAAGGACGTTCATCAATTAAAGATACAAATTTATGTGTGGCTGAAATCATCTAAAAATCAGGCAGAGTATCTGTAATAATTTGTATTCCTTTGTTACCACGATACGCTTCAAAACaatgtttttaaaaataaaaaaaaagattataagctgtcttgatcaaatgttggtcCAGCTTTTacatcttgggggaataaagccATCTATCTTCCTTCTGCGTAATTACTGCATATGGAGAGTGAACAAGGATGTTAAATACAAAGTGTTAAAATCTTCAATTTGGTTTGAAAAGACAATCCACGATATCAATTTCAATCGGTAGCATTGTGTAGCTTGCATTTTGTAAAGTTTATCTCTCCAAAACTTTAATGAAGCTCTACTATCGAATTAAAGGGGAGGTTACGGCTAGTAATGAATAGAACATTTGAAAGCCCATAATTTCCCGTGGTGAAGAAGGATAACATTATGAGGCAGGCAGGCAAAAGGAGCAATTATGGAACACAGTCTCATAGATTTTTTTGATTCCTTAGGTTATTTGGATTTGCTGTAACTTTTAATTGTAGTTATTGGTTAAACCATGATTTATGAGTATACTTTGGGCAACAAAAATCCCAAAACAGAATTCAACTCCATTTAAATTGTTTTCTCTTCCCTTAGCTATAAATGACATGTTGAGTTGTCACTCTTGAATGTTGTGTTATTTGACTGCAAATTTCCAGCATGAGGCATGTTGACCAA contains:
- the LOC117277866 gene encoding endo-1,4-beta-xylanase 5-like, with translation METVKMENFLPWLVIYFLVYYPGVEVYAEDYDYSFTAECLADPLRAQYNGGIVVNPDMNEGLKGWSKSGFANMATRMSSSTNNTFIVATNRKGAVHGFTQKYFLQKDTHYVTSAWVQVSQGDMIHVALAFGTAFGIQRSGWAIARSGCWSMLKGGFVLNISGPVELYLEANNTVVELWADSISVKPFSLDEWKFHQDQSTEKVRKARVKIQAVDSQGQPLPNATVSLAQQKNNFPFGNAISQHILNNKAYQEWFTSRFKYTVFENEMKWYANEKIPGQLDYNVADAMLSLVQKYNIKVRGHNVFWDNPQNMPTWTRYLSPAQLSAAASRRINSVMNRYLGQLIHWDVVNENVHFSFLEQMLGKNASAVYYKKANEIDSKAIPFLNEFNTLEHGFDGTSNPAKYLEKIKELRSHGYNGPLGIGLQGHFVTPNLPYIRSSLDMLASAGLPIWITELDVANTTNQEIYLEEIIREVHTHPGVKGIIMWAPWNPKGCYRMCLTDNNFKNLPTGDVVDKIIKEWNHQDFSGNTDENGFFEASLFHGEYEVEISHPQVTYNTSVAQNLVKVEPTGESSQSHYTIFV
- the LOC104093115 gene encoding DNA polymerase kappa isoform X2, translated to MAKKQTSVGSEEPSSSRPWESYHTVYTNAKAGMEGVDKEKVQRIVYEMSKGSKYFENEEKKDAYMKQKIENMRAQYTKLTPQDISHHQKMADKRILELEVTRDLSRIWLHVDMDAFYAAVETLCNPSLKGKPVAVGSMSMISTASYENYDPNFLAASLDEAYLDITTVCKERGITSEEVADELRQSVHLESGLTCSAGVAPNRLLAKVCSDINKPNGQFVLPNDRSAVMTFISSLPIRKIGGIGKVTECILKDVFEITTCADMLQKSSFICALFSRSSADFFLSVGLGLGGTDTPQYKMRKSISNERTFSATKDEALLFQKLVDLSEMLSADMIKEGLFGRTLTLKLKTASFEVRTRAVTLPSYICSSEEILNHASKLLKAEFPVSLRLMGLRMSHFSEDKNGIPPDPTQKTLSDFILARDASGGKTSDCRPLVSDVCDNTFSVDLNCYPTYSAETSCDLRDSSMENQTSDSTFSRSILGNTNEEVNGTVVPQSSEPRAKVHKPTNTDHKMKFEKIDSYTGQLEACPRDNWQNGFSCVDDEAGSISDRKQFFVWVDDYKCSICGIELPTSFIEERQEHSDFHLAERLQGEESGNNLRSFVPQQRAAPKCHTGSSGRLKKKQKSSPTASKYVPIDAFFVKTNQNF
- the LOC104093115 gene encoding DNA polymerase kappa isoform X1; translation: MAKKQTSVGSEEPSSSRPWESYHTVYTNAKAGMEGVDKEKVQRIVYEMSKGSKYFENEEKKDAYMKQKIENMRAQYTKLTPQDISHHQKMADKRILELEVTRDLSRIWLHVDMDAFYAAVETLCNPSLKGKPVAVGSMSMISTASYEARKFGVRAAMPGFIARKLCPELLFVPVDFQKYTYYSNLTRKVFQNYDPNFLAASLDEAYLDITTVCKERGITSEEVADELRQSVHLESGLTCSAGVAPNRLLAKVCSDINKPNGQFVLPNDRSAVMTFISSLPIRKIGGIGKVTECILKDVFEITTCADMLQKSSFICALFSRSSADFFLSVGLGLGGTDTPQYKMRKSISNERTFSATKDEALLFQKLVDLSEMLSADMIKEGLFGRTLTLKLKTASFEVRTRAVTLPSYICSSEEILNHASKLLKAEFPVSLRLMGLRMSHFSEDKNGIPPDPTQKTLSDFILARDASGGKTSDCRPLVSDVCDNTFSVDLNCYPTYSAETSCDLRDSSMENQTSDSTFSRSILGNTNEEVNGTVVPQSSEPRAKVHKPTNTDHKMKFEKIDSYTGQLEACPRDNWQNGFSCVDDEAGSISDRKQFFVWVDDYKCSICGIELPTSFIEERQEHSDFHLAERLQGEESGNNLRSFVPQQRAAPKCHTGSSGRLKKKQKSSPTASKYVPIDAFFVKTNQNF
- the LOC104093115 gene encoding DNA polymerase kappa isoform X3 — translated: MPKLMADKRILELEVTRDLSRIWLHVDMDAFYAAVETLCNPSLKGKPVAVGSMSMISTASYEARKFGVRAAMPGFIARKLCPELLFVPVDFQKYTYYSNLTRKVFQNYDPNFLAASLDEAYLDITTVCKERGITSEEVADELRQSVHLESGLTCSAGVAPNRLLAKVCSDINKPNGQFVLPNDRSAVMTFISSLPIRKIGGIGKVTECILKDVFEITTCADMLQKSSFICALFSRSSADFFLSVGLGLGGTDTPQYKMRKSISNERTFSATKDEALLFQKLVDLSEMLSADMIKEGLFGRTLTLKLKTASFEVRTRAVTLPSYICSSEEILNHASKLLKAEFPVSLRLMGLRMSHFSEDKNGIPPDPTQKTLSDFILARDASGGKTSDCRPLVSDVCDNTFSVDLNCYPTYSAETSCDLRDSSMENQTSDSTFSRSILGNTNEEVNGTVVPQSSEPRAKVHKPTNTDHKMKFEKIDSYTGQLEACPRDNWQNGFSCVDDEAGSISDRKQFFVWVDDYKCSICGIELPTSFIEERQEHSDFHLAERLQGEESGNNLRSFVPQQRAAPKCHTGSSGRLKKKQKSSPTASKYVPIDAFFVKTNQNF